From the Pirellulales bacterium genome, the window ATCTTCGGTGCGTCAAATCGCTGAGCGCAAGAGCTTCTCACTCCACAACTCATCACTTCGCGCTCAGCACTTATTTCAAATTTTCGCCCAAGAACAGCGCCTCGACCGCGGTCAGGTAATCGCGGTTGTCTTTCTTGGCGAAGCCGTGCCCTTCGTTGTCGGCGTACACCGTCCACACGGCGCGGCCGGCGGCGCGGACACGATCGGCGATTTGCTGCGCTTCGGAGAATGGTACCCGCGGATCGTTGACGCCGTGGACGACCAAGAGCGCGGATTGGACCTTGTCCACGCGCCCGGCCGGATTGATCTGCTCGAACACAGCCCGCATCTCGGGCTTACGCTCGTCGCCGTATTCGGCACGGCGCAGATCTTGCCGGTAAGGGCTGGTGTTTTGCAAGAACGTGATAAAGTTTGCGATGCCTACGATGTCGATGCCGGCCTTGATCCTGTCGGGAAAGTTCACGAGCGACGCCAGCACCATATAGCCGCCGTACGAGCCACCGGTGACTGCCACGCGGGACGCGTCGAACTCGGGGCGCGTCTTGACCCAATCTAAAAGTGCGCCGATATCACGCACGCTATCTTCGCGTCGCTCGGCGTTGTCCAGTTGCAGGTAGGTTTTGCCGTAGCCGGCCGATCCGCGCACATTGGGGTAGATAACGGCCAGCCCCATCTCGTTCACCTGGTACTGCGTGACGCCCGAGAAGAGGGGCCGGTACTGCCCCTCGGGTCCGCCGTGGATATTGATGAGCACGGCGGTCTTATGCTCGGGCGAGGCGGTGCGCGGCTTGAAGACATAGGCCGGAATCTGCCGTCCGTCGAACGTGGGAAATTGAATCCGCTCGGGCACGACGAATGATGCCGGATCTAGCCCACCCACTTCGCTGAACGTCCATCGCGTGAGCGCACCGTCGGCCAGTTTACAGGTATAGGCGTCGGCCGGTGCGTCAGGCCGCGCGATCGAAAATCCCAGGGTCGCGCCGTCGGGCGAAAACTCGAGCCCCGTCACGATCCCCAGCGGCAGCTTCAGCTCGCGCTTGTTTTTCCCCTCGAGAACGAACAGCCGGCTCGCCCCATCTTCGTTGATGGTGAAGACGACCGCGCCCGTCGTGGGATCGACGACGACATCCGCCACGTCCCAGGAGATGTCCTCGGTCAGCCATTCGTAGCTCAGCGTCGTCAGGTCGAGCCGGGCTAGTTGCAGAAACTCTCCCTTCGCATCGCACGTGACAAACGCCGAGGCACCATCCTTGGCAAAGACCAGTGTTCCGAACGAGACTTTCCCCTCGGCCGGAATCGGCAGTGGCTTCATCTCTTTCTTGGCGATGTCGAAGATCGCTGGGTACGACTCGTTGGCCGACACGTAACGGTTCATCAGTAAACGCGTGCCATCCAGCGACCAATCCGTGGCCAGCCAATACTCGCCCGACGTCTCGTACAGTATCTGCATGCTGTCCGGTTTGCGGGTGTCGGCGATGTAGACGTCGGTATCACGATTGTTGCGACGATTACTGTTAACGATCATTCGTGCGCCGGAGTGCTCGACCGGCCCGAGCAGGTTGCGAGTCTTGCCGTCGGTCAAGAGCGTGGTCTTGAACGCCGCGCGGTCGAGCAGGTAGACCTGCTCGTTCTCGTTACCACCCTTGCTCATCGAGATCAGGATTGCACCATCCTTGGCCTGCGGGATGAAATTTCCCGTGCAAGGCTCGTCGAAAAACGTGATCTGTT encodes:
- a CDS encoding prolyl oligopeptidase family serine peptidase, giving the protein MSVMPAFTALALLLATAIAAANAEEPADPNRPAAIATTGVPTVPQALVDRLTQYQNMRSAEFLGWSDQPGDNAGILIRTRFGNSVQLHRVYTPGGRREQITFFDEPCTGNFIPQAKDGAILISMSKGGNENEQVYLLDRAAFKTTLLTDGKTRNLLGPVEHSGARMIVNSNRRNNRDTDVYIADTRKPDSMQILYETSGEYWLATDWSLDGTRLLMNRYVSANESYPAIFDIAKKEMKPLPIPAEGKVSFGTLVFAKDGASAFVTCDAKGEFLQLARLDLTTLSYEWLTEDISWDVADVVVDPTTGAVVFTINEDGASRLFVLEGKNKRELKLPLGIVTGLEFSPDGATLGFSIARPDAPADAYTCKLADGALTRWTFSEVGGLDPASFVVPERIQFPTFDGRQIPAYVFKPRTASPEHKTAVLINIHGGPEGQYRPLFSGVTQYQVNEMGLAVIYPNVRGSAGYGKTYLQLDNAERREDSVRDIGALLDWVKTRPEFDASRVAVTGGSYGGYMVLASLVNFPDRIKAGIDIVGIANFITFLQNTSPYRQDLRRAEYGDERKPEMRAVFEQINPAGRVDKVQSALLVVHGVNDPRVPFSEAQQIADRVRAAGRAVWTVYADNEGHGFAKKDNRDYLTAVEALFLGENLK